gaggaatttcttcactcggagggtggtgaatctttggaattctctaccccagagggctgtggatcatagaagtttacaacatggaaacaggcccttcggcccaacatgtccatgtcgcccagtttataccactaagctagtcccaattgccctctatacccatcttacccatgtaactgtccaaatgctttttaaaagacaaaattgtacccgcctctactactgcctctggcagctcgttccagacactcaccaccctttgagtgaaaaaattgcccctctggacccttttgtatctctcccctctcaccttaaatctatgtcccctcgttatagactcccctacctttgggaaaagattttgactatctaccttatctatgcccctcattattttatagacttctataagatcaccccttaacctcctactctccagggaaaaaagtcccagtctatctaacctctccctataagtcaaaccatcaagtcccggtagcatcctagtaaatcttttctgcactctttctagtttaataatatcctttctataatagggtgaccagaactgtacacagtattccaagtgtggccttactcatgtcctgtacaacttcaacaagacatcccaactcctgcattcaatgttctgagcaatgaaaccaagcatgccgaatgccttcttcaccaccctatccacctgtgactccactttcaaggagctatgaacctgtactcctggatctctttgttctataactctccccaacgccctaccattaacggagtaggtcctggcccgattcgatctaccaaaatgcatcacctcacatttatctaaattaaactccatctgccattcatcggcccactggcccaattgatcaagatcccgttgagtattatcaaggttgagatcgatagatttttggactctcggggcatcaagggatacggggatcgggcgggaaagtggagttgaggtcgaagatcagccatgatcccattgagtggcggagcaggctcgaggggccgaatggcccgctcctgctcctattcctatttcttatgttgagtTCCAGTCCCCGGGGGCtaacggtctctctctctctctctctctctctcgtctccttttCACAGGGTACTCGAAGCGGAGGGACCGCCGATGGGAAGCTCGAAGCAGACGCCGCGTCTGGACGCGTCGGAGCGCCTGGACCCGACGGGAGCGGAGTCTGGCCGGCCGGCGCCCGGGGGCTCGGGGCAGCTCCACCCCTGCCAAGCCTGCGGCCGGGCCTTCAGCCGCCCCTCCAACCTGGCCAAGCACCGGTGCGGGCGCCGGGCGGGGGGGCCGGGCGCGGGCGCGGCCCACCGCTGCGCCGACTGCGGCCGAGGCTTCGGCTACCCGTCCCAGCTGGAGGCCCACCGGCGGgcgcacaccggggagaggcccttCGCCTGCCCGCCCTGCGGCAAGGCTTTCACCCGCCTCTCCAGCCTGCTGGCCCACCGCCAGGCCCACGCCGGGGAGAAGCCCTTCGCCTGCTCTCTGTGCGGCAAGGGCTTCACCCGCTCCTTCAGCCTGCTGGCCCACCGCCAGTGCCTCCACCCCGGGCGCCAGGCCGTGCACGTCTGCCCCGTCTGCGGCAAGGGCTTCTCCCAGGCCTTCCACCTGCTGACCCACCAGCGGGTCCACACGGGCGAGAGGCCCTTCGGGTGCCCCGTCTGCGGCAAGGGCTTCACCCAGTCCTCCAGCCTGCTGACCCACCAGCGGGTCCACACGGGCGAGAGGCCCTTCAGGTGCCCCGACTGCAGCAAATGCTTCACCCAGTCCTGCAGCCTCCTGAGGCACCGGCGGATCCACAcctgacggagggagggagggtctgTCTTCTGCTGATGTTGGTTGTCGCCTCTTcgccaggggggtgggggggggcagctgGAGTTCTGAGCAGCTTTGCGTTTGAACGCTGCGAGTGTGTGACCTGCGGTGGGGGAGGCTGCCTCCTTTAAGAGCTGCCGCCTGTAatgtcctccccccgccccccctcccgctTTTTAATTCAAAAGGACTCTCGGCTGAAGTTGCTTTTCAATAAAGGAATTAACTTTTGACAGGCAATCGCAAATCGGTCTTTGTTGCAAGGGACGTAGGACCCCGCACCgttgcctctggagtcctcccgaggatctatcctcggtccccccttcctatttctcatctccaggctgcccctcggcgacgtcATCCGAAAACgtgtcaggttccacacgtacactgacgacacccagctccacctcaccaccacctccctcgacccccctccactctctctgatttgtcgcgctgcttgtccgacacccagtactggatgagcagaaatttcctccaactaaatactgggaagatcgaagccactgtgaattcggtccccgccacaaactccgttccctcgccaccgactccgtccctctccccggccgcactgtccgaggctggaccagaccgttcgcaacctcggcgtcccctttgaccctgaggtgagcttctgaccccatctccgctccgtcaccgagaccgcccacttccacctccgtaacatcgcccgtctccgccctccctgcctcagctcatctgctgctgaaaccctcacccgtgcctttgttacctccagactggactatcccaacgctctcctggccggcctcccgtctcccaccctccgtaaactccagctcatccaaaactctgctgccccccccgtatcctaactcgcaccgagtcccgttcacccatcaccccctgtgctcgctggacctacattggctcccggtccgggaacgcctcgattttaaaacactcatcctcgttttcaaatccctccatggccctcgccccctcctcccgatctctgtaacctcctccatccctacaaccctccgagatctctgcgctcctccaattctggcctctcgcgcatccccgattttaatcgctccaccattggcggccgtgccttcagctgcccgggccctaagctctggaattccctccctaaactctccgcctctctctctcctcctttaagacattccttaaaacctccctctttgaccgagcttttggtcacctgtcctaatatctcctcatgtggctcggtgtcaaattttgtttgataatcgctcctgtgaagcaccttggggatattttactatgttaaaggtgctatataaatgcaaactgttgacTAACCCTTACTGATGGTTCCTACTGACTTGCACATCACACACGCTGCCAGCTCTTACCCACCAGACACGGGCGGGGTGCTGAGTGGGTCCCGTCTTAATTAAGCAATGGGGACCATGctaagttctcccagtgtcaccAACCAAAAAACAAACACCGAGAGATGTCATCTCCACTTGAAGAGttaagtctaaaactagggggccataaatagaagataatcactaataaatccaatcgggagaaacttctttccccagagagcggtgagcatgtggaactcgctcccacaaggagtagttgaggtgaatagtgtagatggatttaaggggaagctcgataaacacatgagggagagaggaatagaaggagatggtgagatgaagtagggagggagggggctcgtgtggagcctagACAccgggatgggccgaatggcctgttactacGCCCGACATTCTACGTAATAAAATTGTAGCAAGTTGCCCAGGGCACCACCCTGGGCAAACAAAATGTGCTCAGCAAGCCACAGAAAATAAATTGTGCGACGATAAAATATTATTCTCAGCATCTAAAATGCACCCTGTACCCCCCCAGTGCCCACCGATCGCCAAATGGCCTCGAGTGTGGGATCCGAGGGTCGTCCAAATATCGACCGTGAACtgaatggtccaattttaaagggggtgcaggaacagagagacctgggggggtgtgtacacaaatctctgaaggtggcaggacaagttgagaaggctgttaaaaaagcatctgggatcctgggctttattaatagaggcagagagtacaaaagcaagggagttatgctaaaccctttataaaacactggttagggtcccagctggagtattgtggccagttctgggccccacactttaggaaggatgtcaaggccttagagagggtgcggaggagatttactagaatgggaccagggatgagggacctcagttatgtggagagactggagaaactggggttgttctcctcagagcagagaaggttaaggggagatttgatcgaggggttcaaaatcatgaagggttttgagagagtaaataaggagaaactgtttccagtgagtcACAGATTGGTGAGTTCGAGTCCCACCACAGAGACTTCAGCCCATAATCCAGGGCCGACGCTCCCCCGGCTGCcaggtaccgagggagcgccgccttgccggaggcgccgtctttcgggatgaggCGTGAAACCGAGGGCCCCCGtcagcccctctcaggtgggacgtaaaagatccaacggccgctactggaagaagagcaggggggagttctctccagaggAAAGAGGCAGAAGAACTCCTTGTATTATcgtgaggcgagagagagagatttatcTACCCGAAGGTCAGAGCAAAGAACGAAACAACAGACATTTTTTTTTCCCCGATCCTCGGTGCGAACCAGACTCGAACACTCACCGTGGCTTTAACACCGTGCGTGGTGTCAAAGCACAGCAAACTATCTCACCGTCTCACCGTCATTCAGTGGTTCCTCATCTTCTGTCAACCAAAAAGGTTGTGAGAGGACCGTGGAATTAGACACCCAACGCTGGAGTCTTCAACACGGGTAGAAAGACGGATGGAAAAATTTGGGACCAAGTGATCTCTTGCGGGACGGCCGTCACCTGAAGAACGTCTGACACGGGCCGTCCTCCCAGACACAGACAGTCCGCCCAGACACGGGCCGTCCTCCCAGGGACAGACTGCCCTCCCAGACACAGTCCTCCCAGACACGGGCCGTCCTCCCAGGGACAGACCATCCCAGATACAGACTGCCCTCCCAGACACGGGCCGTCCTCCCAGGGACAGACTGCCCTCCCAGACACAGTCCTCCCAGACACGGGCCGTCCTCCCAGGGACAGACTGCCCTCCCAGACACGGGCCGTCCTCCCAGGGACAGACCATCCCAGATACAGACTGCCCTCCCAGACACGGGCCGTCCTCCCAGGGACAGACTGCCCTCCCAGACACAGTCCTCCCAGACACGGGCCGTCCTCCCAGGGACAGACTGCCCTCCCAGACACGGGCCGTCCTCCCAGAGACAGACTGCCCTCCCAGACACAGCCCTCCCAGACACAGTCCTCCCAGACACAGTCCTCCCAGACTCGGGCCATCCTCCCAGACAAGGACCGTCCTCCCAGAGACAGACCATCCCAGATACAGACTGTCCTCCCAGACACGGGCCGTCCTCCCGGACACGGGCCGTCCTCCAGGACACGAAACGTCCTCCCGGACACGGACCGTCCTCCCAGAGACAGACCATCCCCCCAGACACGGACCGTCCTCCCAGACACGGGCCGTCCTCCCAGAGACAGACCATCCCCCCAGACACGGACCGTCCTCCCAGACACGGGCCGTCCACCCAGAGACGGACCGTCCTCCCAGAGACAGATCATCCCCCCAGACACGGACCGTCCTCCCAGAGAAAGACCATCCCCCCAGACACGGGCCGACCTCCCAGACACGGGCCGTCCTCCCAGACACAGACGGTCCGCCCAGACACGGGCCGTCCTCCCAGGGACAGAATatcccagacactgactctcctcCCAGACACGAGCCGTCCTCCCAGACACAGAGCGCCCTCTCAGTCACAGACTGTCCTCCCAGACACAGGCCGTCCTCCCAGACACGGACCGTCCTCCCAGAGACAGACCATCCCAGACACTGTCCTCCCAGACAAGAGCCGTCCTCCCAGACACAGAGCGCCCTCTCAGTCACAGACTGTCCTCCCAGACACGGGCCGTCCTCCCAGACACGGGCCGTCCTCCCAGGCACAGATTGTCCTCCCAGACACAGACCGTCCTTCCAAACACAGACTAGTCCCCCAGACACAGACCGTCCTCCCAGACACAGTCGTCTCAGACGCAAACATTCCTCCCAGACACAAACCACCCTCCCAGACACAGACCatcaagactctccagccaggggaaacagcctctcagcatctaccctgtcgagccccctcagaatcttatatgtttcaatgagatcccctctcattcttccaaactccagagagtacaggcccattctactcaacctctcctcataggacaaccctctcatcccaggaatcaaccgagtgaacctttgttgcaccgcctctaaggcaagtatatccttccttagataaggagaccaaaactgtacacagtactccaggtgtggtctcaccaaagccctgtacaattgcagcaagacttcctcactcttgtactccaacccccttgcaataaaggccaacgtaccatttgccttcctaattgcttgctgtatctgcatgttgactttctgtgtttcgtgtacaaggacacccaaatccctctgaaccccaacatttaatagtttctcaccatttaaaaaatactctgtttttctatccttccttccGAAGTGAATCACCTCACGTTCCCCCACATGAACCCGACATCTGGGCCGGGGCGTTCGATATTCTGTAGGTGTCCACTATGTTTGAGTGTTGGTCATGGTTCAGTGGCCCTCACACTTGCCTCCGCATCAGTGGCGTTGGTGGgttcataatccaggccgacgcttcTGGTGCCCCTACCTCTTCTTCTCTCGCTCCGCCTCCctcacacactttctctctctcactctgcgggGACAATATTAACCTGCCCCGCCTGACAGGTttctacaccctgcccgattttactgtcCCTTGAAGTCGAtagaaagggcggtggaatcagattcaatcgtaactttcaaaagggaattggataaatactcgatggggaaaaatttgtaggaacataggaacaggagtaggccattcagcccctcgtgcctgctccgccatttggaatactctccacttgcctggatgagtgcagctccaacaacactcaagaagctcgacaccatccaggacaaagcagcccgcttgattggcaccccatccaccaccctaaacattcactcccttcaccaccggcgcactgtggctgcagtgtgtaccatccacaggatgcactgcagcaactcgccaaggcttcttcgacagcacctcccaaacccgcgacctctaccacctagaaggacaagagcagcaggcacatgggaacaacaccacctgcacgttcccctccaagtcacacatcatcccgacttggaaatatatcggccgttccttcatcgtcgctgggtcaaaatcctggaactcccttcctaacagcactgtgggagaaccttcaccacacggactgcagcggttcaagaaggcggctcaccaccaccttctcaagggcaattagggatgggcaataaatgccgacctcgccagcgacgcccacatcccatgaacgaataaaaaaaaaagatcatggctgatctgtgatctaactccatttacctgcctttggtccatatcccttaatgcctttggttgccaaaaaactatctatctcagatttaaatttaagcaattgagcgagcatcaattgccgtttgcggaagagagttccaaacttctaccaccctttgtgtgtagaaatgttttctaatctcgctcctgaaaggtctgactctaatttttagactgtgccccctactcctagaatccccaaccagcggaaatagtttctctctatccaccctatctgttccccttaatatcttataaacttcgatcagatcaccccttaaccttctaaactctggagaatacaaccccaatttgtgtaatctctcctcgtaacttaacccttgaagtccgggtatcattccagtaaacctacgctgcactccctccaaggccaatatgtccttccaaaggtgcggtgcccagaactgctcacagtactccaggcgcggtctaaccagggttttgtatagctacgggggaaagagcagggggcaggggggaagagGCAGTGTCTTGCTGCCTCCTTATTTCTCCTCTTGTATCTCAGTCCCTGCGTTTGATGAGTCACCCTATAGGCCATGGCGATAACGGGAACCCTAGCTCGCTTCGTCATTCCACTGTGTCTGAAGGAGTGGGGACTCCGATATCACAGAAAGTTAGGccgcggaaggaggccgttcagcccatcgcgtccgtgctggccgagaaagagccatccggcttaatcccgctttccagctcttggtcggtagccctgtaggtcacggctcttcaggtgcacgtccattaaatgagttgagggtttctgcctcgatcaccctctcaggcagtgagttccagacccccatcaccctctgggtgaaaacatttctcctcaactcccctctaatccgtctaccaattactttaaatcaatgcccctctggtcactgacccctctgctaagggaaggttatgatcctcccttagtttgcaaTGACGGAAGCTGATAAGAGTTAGTCACCCTGCAACTTCAGCAAGTTCATTTAAAAGCAGTGCCAGCTAAAGCCGTGACTACTTAACCCTTACAAGCCTGGTTCCCCTAAATACCGTCTAAACCTGTATTTCCTtacactctcactctgtctctctctcacactctgtctctctctcacactctgtctctctctctcacactctgtctctctctctctctcacactcggtctctctctcacactctgtctctcactctgtctctcacactctgtctctcactctgtctctctcacactctgtctctctctcacactcggtctctcactctgtctctctcacacactcggtctctcactctgtctctctcacacactcggtctctctctcacactcggtctctcactctgtctctctcacacactcggtctctctctcacactcggtctctctctcacactctgtctctcactctgtctctctcacactcggtctctctctcacactcggtctctcactctgtctctctcacactctgtctctcactctgtctctctcacactctgtctctctctcacactcggtctctctctcacactctgtctctcactctgtctctctctcacactctgtctctcactctgtctctctctcacactctgtctctcactctgtctctctctcacactctgtctctctcactctctctctcactctgtctctctcactctgtctctctctcacactctgtctctcactctgtctctcactctgtctctctctcacactctgtctctctctcacactctttctctcacactctgtctctctctcacactctttctgtttctctcactctttctgactcactctctgtctctctcacactctgtctctctctctcactctgtctctcactctgtctctctctcacactctgtctctctctcacactctttctctcacactctgtctctctctcacactctttctgtttctctcactctttctgactcactctctgtctctctcacactctgtctctctctcacactctgtctctcgctctgtctctctctctctgtctctctcacacactttctgtctctctcactctttctgactcactctctgtctctctcacacgctgtctctcactctgtctctctcacacactttctgtctgactcactctctgtctctcacactttgtctctcattctgtctctctcactcacactcagtctttctctctcactgtctctgtctctctcactctgtctctctcactgtctcactctctcactctgtctctctcactgtctctctctctcactgtgtctccctcactttgtctccctcactctgtctccctcactgtctctctcactgtctctctctcacggtctccctcactctgtctccctcactgtctctctcactgtctctctctcacggtctctctctctctctctgtctctctctctctgtctccctctctgtctctctcactctgtctccctctttgtctctctcactctgtctccctcactctgtctccctcactctgtctccttcactgtctctctcactctgtctctctcactctgtctccctcactgtctctctcactctgtctccttcactgtctctctcactctgtctccctcactctgtctctcactctgtctccctctcacggtctccctcactctgtctctcactctgtctccctcactctgtctctcactctgtctccctctcacggtctctctcactctgtctctctcactctgtctccctcactgtctctctcactctgtctctctcactgtctctctcactctgtctctctcactgtctctctcatggtctctctcactctgtctctcactctgtctctctcactctgtctccctctcacggtctctctcactctgtctctctcactctgtctccctcactgtctctctcactctgtctctctcactgtctctctcactctgtctctctcactgtctctctcatggtctccctcactctatctctcactctgtctccctcactgtctctctctcacggtctctctcactctgtctccctcactctgtctccctcactgtctctctcactgtctctctctcacggtctccctcactctgtctccctcactgtctctctctcacggtctctctcactctgtctctctctctctctgtctccctctctgtctctctcactctgtctccctctttgt
This genomic interval from Heptranchias perlo isolate sHepPer1 unplaced genomic scaffold, sHepPer1.hap1 HAP1_SCAFFOLD_118, whole genome shotgun sequence contains the following:
- the LOC137308054 gene encoding zinc finger protein 239-like — encoded protein: MGSSKQTPRLDASERLDPTGAESGRPAPGGSGQLHPCQACGRAFSRPSNLAKHRCGRRAGGPGAGAAHRCADCGRGFGYPSQLEAHRRAHTGERPFACPPCGKAFTRLSSLLAHRQAHAGEKPFACSLCGKGFTRSFSLLAHRQCLHPGRQAVHVCPVCGKGFSQAFHLLTHQRVHTGERPFGCPVCGKGFTQSSSLLTHQRVHTGERPFRCPDCSKCFTQSCSLLRHRRIHT